Proteins from one Leptospira johnsonii genomic window:
- a CDS encoding peroxidase family protein, which translates to MIKIIFENDKEVFLEPSELNKPLLQISLDAGIPHIHACGGNARCSTCRVLIQDGDEHLLPRNEKETALAQKKGFPENVRLACQTKTTGDIVLRRLVIDEADRALASTFSDLISGIEKPVAILFSDIRGFTSFSENHLPYDVIHILNRYFYRMGDKVLKYGGTIDKYIGDGLMAIFGLEDPDPIRANLNAIRSALEMRSELENLNTYLQNHLGAEFEIGIGINYGTAILGKLGHPLSMSFTAIGDTVNSASRIETTTKKAGAKILISQKVYESVKDRIQKGRSFETKLKGKTGNYKVHEVLGTKNNCEGSVWQETGYRLWDKIDPTEAGAWLRMVFHAASIFSADGEWLGLEGSIRFPSILNDEFNRGVTKQIEAVIHLKEEMEKEGRANVPSLADMIALSGALALQKAGGPQVHILPGRRDSSYPSGRMLMPVDSPDVKDSLDYFSMMGFSVRDTVLLLGVHTLGWHSKGSFTDTPNIFNNHYFRDLLLDGGIRMLASDRALLGSEETKRMVMEYALNESLFFKDFQGLYQRLVEQKRLEES; encoded by the coding sequence ATGATAAAGATAATTTTCGAAAACGATAAAGAAGTATTCCTCGAACCTTCCGAATTAAACAAGCCATTATTACAGATCTCATTGGACGCGGGTATCCCGCACATACACGCATGTGGAGGTAACGCACGTTGTTCCACATGCAGGGTATTGATCCAAGATGGGGACGAACATCTTCTTCCCCGCAACGAAAAAGAAACGGCACTCGCTCAGAAGAAAGGTTTTCCGGAAAACGTAAGACTGGCCTGCCAAACAAAAACAACAGGTGATATTGTGCTCCGCAGATTGGTTATCGATGAGGCGGACAGGGCACTTGCTTCCACATTCTCCGATCTGATCTCAGGGATAGAGAAACCGGTTGCGATCTTATTCAGCGATATCAGGGGCTTCACTAGCTTCTCTGAAAATCATTTACCTTACGATGTTATACATATTCTCAACCGTTACTTTTATAGAATGGGAGACAAGGTCCTAAAATACGGTGGGACAATCGATAAATACATAGGCGATGGGCTCATGGCGATTTTCGGATTAGAAGATCCGGATCCGATTCGTGCAAATCTAAATGCGATCCGTTCCGCGTTAGAGATGAGATCTGAATTAGAAAATTTGAATACTTACCTTCAAAATCATTTGGGCGCTGAATTCGAGATTGGGATCGGGATCAATTATGGAACTGCAATCCTAGGAAAGTTAGGACATCCTTTAAGTATGTCATTCACAGCGATCGGTGATACAGTCAATTCTGCGAGTAGAATAGAAACAACCACAAAGAAAGCGGGTGCAAAGATCTTAATTTCCCAAAAGGTTTATGAATCCGTAAAGGATAGGATCCAGAAAGGAAGAAGTTTCGAGACGAAACTGAAAGGTAAGACCGGGAATTATAAAGTCCACGAAGTATTAGGGACCAAGAACAACTGCGAAGGAAGTGTTTGGCAAGAAACCGGATATAGACTTTGGGACAAGATAGATCCTACGGAGGCAGGTGCTTGGCTTCGTATGGTGTTTCATGCTGCTTCTATCTTCTCCGCAGACGGAGAATGGTTAGGCCTCGAAGGTTCCATCCGTTTTCCAAGTATCCTAAACGACGAGTTCAATCGCGGAGTCACAAAACAAATAGAGGCAGTTATCCATTTAAAAGAAGAAATGGAAAAAGAAGGAAGAGCTAATGTCCCTTCTCTTGCGGACATGATAGCTCTTTCAGGCGCGCTTGCACTGCAAAAAGCGGGAGGACCTCAGGTGCATATTCTTCCTGGAAGACGGGATTCTAGTTATCCGTCCGGAAGAATGCTCATGCCTGTAGACAGTCCGGACGTAAAAGATTCCCTGGATTATTTCTCCATGATGGGATTTTCCGTCAGAGATACAGTTCTACTCTTAGGCGTTCACACTTTGGGTTGGCATTCCAAGGGGTCCTTTACCGACACTCCAAATATATTCAATAATCATTATTTTAGGGATCTACTTTTGGACGGTGGAATTAGAATGCTCGCTTCCGATAGAGCCCTACTCGGCTCCGAAGAAACCAAAAGAATGGTAATGGAATACGCACTCAACGAATCCTTATTTTTCAAAGACTTCCAAGGACTTTACCAAAGGTTAGTAGAACAAAAACGATTGGAAGAATCCTGA
- a CDS encoding replication-associated recombination protein A, with product MGSLFERAPLPHKIRPSSFAQVIGQEKAKLQLQKYKEPVSILLYGPPGTGKSTIARILGGTWKLPFVEYNAVTTGVADIKKLLERSEKEGSILLFLDEIHRFSSSQQDSLLKGVETGGIVLIGATTENPSFRITRPLLSRCQVLRLEPLGENDLLEILSRGIESLDPKPNITKEASSLLVRYSGGDARKLLSNLEGLVLSRDPGVQIEASDIETFLESRVIEYDQSGESHYDVISAFIKSVRGSDPDAALFYLALMLEGGEDPLFIARRLIILASEDIGNASVHGLPLAVAGLHALETIGMPEGRIILGQVTTFLASCPKSNASYLGIGSALSFVKERGTSLKIPNRLRNAPTATHKKEGAGQGYKYPHDFGGFTPFSYFPDDLSDNPPQFYKPTKNGMEGKIREHLSSIWKKISGKNYE from the coding sequence TTGGGCAGTCTATTTGAAAGAGCACCCCTTCCTCATAAGATCAGACCTAGTTCCTTTGCTCAGGTCATTGGACAGGAAAAGGCAAAGCTTCAATTACAAAAATATAAAGAACCAGTAAGTATTCTTCTGTACGGGCCACCCGGAACGGGAAAATCAACTATCGCCAGGATCTTAGGCGGTACTTGGAAATTACCTTTTGTAGAATACAACGCTGTCACCACCGGTGTTGCAGACATCAAAAAACTATTGGAAAGATCCGAAAAAGAAGGAAGTATATTACTCTTTCTGGATGAGATCCATAGATTCAGTTCCTCCCAACAAGATAGTTTATTAAAAGGAGTGGAGACCGGAGGGATCGTGCTCATCGGGGCCACTACTGAAAATCCATCCTTTAGAATTACAAGGCCATTATTATCTAGATGCCAGGTGCTTAGACTAGAACCATTGGGAGAGAATGATCTTTTAGAAATACTTTCCAGAGGAATAGAATCCTTAGACCCAAAACCAAATATTACAAAAGAAGCAAGTTCTCTATTGGTCCGTTATTCCGGAGGAGACGCGCGGAAACTTCTCTCCAATCTGGAAGGCTTGGTACTCTCCAGAGATCCTGGAGTTCAGATAGAAGCTTCTGATATAGAGACGTTTTTGGAAAGTAGAGTAATCGAATACGATCAAAGTGGAGAAAGTCACTATGACGTGATCTCCGCATTCATCAAGTCTGTAAGAGGAAGCGATCCGGACGCTGCATTATTCTATTTAGCACTGATGTTAGAAGGGGGAGAAGATCCACTCTTCATCGCAAGGCGACTCATTATCCTTGCATCGGAAGATATTGGAAACGCTTCCGTCCACGGTTTACCTCTGGCAGTTGCGGGGCTTCACGCCTTAGAAACAATCGGGATGCCGGAAGGTAGGATCATTTTAGGACAGGTTACTACATTCTTAGCCTCTTGTCCTAAATCAAACGCGTCCTATTTAGGGATAGGTTCTGCACTTTCTTTTGTAAAAGAAAGGGGAACAAGTTTAAAGATCCCGAACCGACTCCGAAACGCTCCCACTGCCACTCATAAAAAAGAAGGAGCAGGTCAGGGTTATAAGTATCCTCATGATTTTGGTGGATTTACGCCATTCTCCTATTTTCCGGATGATCTATCTGATAATCCTCCTCAATTCTATAAACCTACCAAAAACGGAATGGAAGGAAAGATCAGAGAACATCTTTCTTCCATCTGGAAAAAGATCTCCGGCAAAAATTACGAATAA
- a CDS encoding EAL domain-containing response regulator, whose translation MQNKENGSSDESPKRSVILCVDDELIILRGLKEQLKSAFGKAYQIEAADSAELALQIVEECNQAGIHIPVILSDQVMPGIRGDEFLIRIQETNPNTRKIMLTGQASAESVGNALNKANLYRYLSKPWDSNDLLMTVKEAVRSYESDISLSELNKKLEEALLFNRDSGLPNLESLRRRLDLAAEEKEDSLLALIRIESTSLTTRDFGVSLYKDLMKKFLDSMKSILGNYGEIYHVYEDEVAILSKVQEEEFLPHLIAFRILLRSDYFTASGISFRINATIATASGKKELYYKARLALVKASQEPEFDSESGIYSYSEKMDDQDLYKINMDLGKRLNQAIHSGNVVPYFQGIMDNQTGKVEKFECLARIVEDGKVYAPASFLYLAKSTGLLRRISPILFEKALRKFSDSPYSFSINLSETELESPSFPKWAASRMEHYGINPSRVTFEILETASFHGNPERLKVISELKELGAKIAIDDFGVEHSNFSRLLEIQPDFIKIDGKFIQSLERNRTAFILTSAITELAHRIGAKVVAEFVSTPEELKVVRSLGIEYSQGYLIMQPSPDITPVSIKIIE comes from the coding sequence GTGCAAAACAAAGAAAACGGATCATCAGATGAATCACCTAAAAGATCGGTGATTTTATGCGTCGACGACGAACTGATCATTCTAAGAGGATTGAAGGAGCAGCTTAAATCTGCCTTCGGAAAGGCCTACCAAATAGAAGCCGCAGACAGTGCAGAACTTGCCCTCCAAATAGTGGAAGAGTGTAACCAAGCTGGAATTCATATACCTGTGATATTAAGCGACCAGGTTATGCCAGGGATCAGAGGAGACGAGTTCCTGATCCGGATCCAAGAAACAAATCCTAATACCAGAAAGATCATGCTCACAGGACAGGCGAGCGCGGAGTCTGTGGGAAACGCTTTGAACAAGGCAAACTTATATAGATATCTTTCCAAACCTTGGGACTCGAACGATCTACTCATGACCGTAAAGGAAGCAGTCCGTTCTTATGAGTCGGATATTTCCCTTTCCGAATTGAACAAAAAATTAGAAGAGGCTCTCCTCTTTAATAGAGACTCAGGACTTCCCAATTTGGAATCCTTGAGAAGAAGATTGGATCTAGCAGCGGAAGAAAAGGAAGATTCTCTTCTCGCATTGATCCGTATAGAATCCACTTCCTTGACCACAAGGGATTTCGGAGTTTCTCTTTATAAGGATTTGATGAAGAAGTTCCTGGACTCTATGAAATCTATCCTCGGGAACTACGGAGAAATTTACCACGTATACGAAGACGAGGTAGCGATACTTTCCAAAGTGCAGGAAGAGGAGTTCCTACCGCACCTGATCGCATTTAGGATACTTCTCCGATCCGATTATTTTACAGCTTCCGGGATCTCTTTTCGGATCAATGCAACCATAGCTACCGCAAGTGGAAAAAAAGAGCTGTATTATAAGGCAAGACTCGCCCTTGTCAAAGCAAGCCAAGAACCTGAATTTGATTCAGAATCAGGGATCTATAGCTATTCTGAGAAGATGGACGACCAGGATCTGTACAAGATCAATATGGATCTGGGAAAAAGACTGAACCAGGCAATCCATTCTGGCAATGTAGTGCCTTATTTCCAAGGGATCATGGATAACCAAACCGGTAAGGTGGAAAAATTCGAATGCCTCGCTCGCATTGTGGAAGACGGGAAAGTCTACGCACCAGCGAGCTTTTTGTATCTGGCGAAATCCACAGGGCTTTTGAGAAGGATCAGTCCTATCCTTTTTGAAAAAGCGCTTCGTAAATTTTCAGATTCTCCTTATTCATTCTCCATTAATCTTTCCGAGACAGAATTAGAGAGTCCAAGTTTTCCGAAATGGGCTGCGTCTAGAATGGAACATTACGGCATCAATCCATCCAGAGTGACTTTTGAAATTTTAGAGACCGCAAGTTTTCATGGAAATCCTGAACGTCTGAAGGTGATCTCAGAACTGAAAGAATTAGGAGCAAAAATTGCAATCGACGATTTCGGAGTGGAGCATTCCAATTTTTCCAGATTATTGGAGATCCAACCGGACTTCATCAAGATAGATGGAAAATTCATCCAATCCTTGGAAAGAAATCGGACCGCATTCATTTTAACTTCTGCCATTACGGAACTTGCTCACAGGATCGGTGCGAAAGTAGTCGCTGAATTCGTCTCTACTCCGGAAGAATTGAAAGTTGTACGATCTCTGGGCATAGAATATTCGCAAGGGTATCTGATTATGCAGCCTTCTCCCGACATAACCCCGGTTTCGATAAAAATTATTGAATAG
- the hisC gene encoding histidinol-phosphate transaminase, translating to MRFQPALDKIPAYEAGKPIELVVREYGISPEKVLKLASNENPYGVSPKVSEVIKEAVYKMPLYPDDSYKALKDALAKAHGVDAKNVIQGNGSDQIFDFATRSVLSPGDKILQNGKTFSMYSIYAGQCGAETIQTSSELHDLDQFLDLYKKHSPKIIFICTPCNPIGDALDKSDLYTFLQKISLETMVVLDAAYMEFGKTRDPKKEIQAADVISKFPNVLYTNTFSKIYGLGGMRIGYGIASEEMIRAFYKLRPPFNVSQLSQLAAATALSDREFVENYLKENLKEMIRYEDFSKKKGLFYFESYANFITIKLDQAKLDSTQTFETLLKEGIILRNLKSYGLNALRITIGRPEQNDRVLERLSELL from the coding sequence ATGCGATTCCAGCCCGCTTTAGACAAGATCCCGGCGTATGAGGCCGGCAAACCGATAGAACTAGTCGTACGTGAATACGGAATTTCTCCGGAGAAAGTTCTCAAACTTGCCTCCAACGAGAATCCGTATGGTGTGTCTCCCAAGGTCTCCGAGGTCATAAAAGAAGCGGTCTATAAGATGCCTTTATATCCGGACGATTCCTATAAGGCGCTAAAGGATGCACTTGCAAAGGCTCACGGAGTAGATGCAAAAAACGTAATACAAGGCAACGGTAGCGACCAGATATTCGATTTTGCTACCAGATCTGTTTTAAGTCCGGGAGATAAGATCCTCCAGAACGGTAAAACTTTCTCAATGTATTCCATTTATGCGGGACAATGTGGAGCTGAGACAATCCAGACAAGTTCGGAACTCCATGATTTGGACCAGTTCTTGGATCTATACAAAAAACATTCTCCTAAGATCATATTCATCTGCACTCCCTGTAATCCGATCGGAGATGCATTGGATAAGTCGGATCTATATACTTTTCTCCAAAAAATTTCCTTAGAGACAATGGTTGTCTTAGACGCCGCCTATATGGAATTCGGAAAAACTAGAGATCCGAAAAAAGAGATCCAGGCAGCCGATGTAATTTCAAAATTTCCTAACGTATTATACACGAATACATTCTCCAAAATTTACGGATTGGGAGGAATGAGAATCGGATACGGTATCGCTTCGGAAGAAATGATCCGTGCATTCTACAAATTAAGACCTCCATTCAATGTTTCTCAGCTTTCTCAGTTGGCTGCGGCGACCGCGCTAAGCGATAGGGAATTTGTTGAGAATTATCTAAAGGAAAACTTAAAAGAAATGATCCGTTATGAAGACTTCTCAAAGAAGAAGGGACTCTTTTATTTCGAGTCTTATGCAAACTTTATCACGATCAAATTGGACCAAGCAAAATTAGATTCCACCCAAACCTTCGAGACACTCCTGAAGGAAGGGATCATATTAAGAAATCTGAAAAGTTACGGATTGAATGCCTTGAGGATTACGATAGGAAGGCCGGAACAGAACGATCGGGTTTTGGAAAGGCTTTCGGAACTTCTTTGA
- a CDS encoding OsmC family protein, whose protein sequence is MANTVFESKASWAGGLKLNLQSRNHKWVVDEPEILGGTDQGPNPVELVLGGLASCVGVLVSLYAPAHKVELKDFQVFVEGDLDLDGFQELAPVRPGFSQIRYRVDIQTDSPKEHVDSLLAHVERICPVKDTLSGVGVLSQKSGSSVAA, encoded by the coding sequence ATGGCAAATACTGTATTCGAAAGTAAGGCTTCTTGGGCAGGAGGTTTAAAATTAAACCTACAATCCAGGAATCACAAATGGGTGGTGGACGAGCCGGAAATTTTAGGTGGGACGGACCAAGGACCGAATCCAGTTGAACTCGTGTTAGGTGGGCTCGCAAGTTGTGTAGGAGTTTTGGTTTCTCTTTATGCTCCTGCACATAAGGTAGAATTGAAGGATTTCCAAGTATTCGTGGAAGGAGATCTAGATCTGGATGGGTTCCAGGAACTTGCGCCTGTTCGCCCCGGTTTCTCTCAGATCCGCTATAGAGTAGATATCCAAACAGATTCTCCTAAAGAGCATGTGGATTCATTACTTGCTCATGTAGAAAGGATCTGCCCTGTGAAGGATACATTATCCGGAGTAGGAGTATTGTCCCAAAAATCAGGCTCTTCTGTCGCAGCTTGA
- a CDS encoding DUF1801 domain-containing protein, with translation MIKKKVTAKKKLTKTTIKKSPKIDKAAAKKKPVLLSGGNPQIAKGYGDGPVQEYIAAMPGWKKEIGRKLDQLIVRTVPHVSKAVKWNSPLYGIEGQGWFLGVHVFAKYVKLAFFNGASLKPMPPGASKVRGNRYLDIREEDEIDEAQLSSWIKQASDLPGEKM, from the coding sequence ATGATTAAGAAGAAAGTAACAGCAAAGAAGAAGCTTACCAAGACCACGATCAAGAAATCACCTAAGATTGATAAGGCTGCAGCAAAGAAGAAGCCGGTTCTACTCTCAGGCGGAAATCCTCAGATCGCAAAAGGTTATGGAGATGGGCCGGTCCAAGAATATATCGCTGCCATGCCCGGTTGGAAAAAGGAAATCGGTCGCAAACTTGACCAACTTATAGTGCGCACTGTGCCTCATGTTAGTAAAGCGGTAAAATGGAACTCTCCATTGTACGGTATAGAAGGACAGGGTTGGTTTCTGGGCGTACATGTGTTTGCCAAATACGTTAAGCTAGCATTCTTCAATGGTGCTTCTTTAAAGCCGATGCCTCCAGGTGCGTCCAAGGTCCGAGGAAATCGTTATCTGGATATTAGAGAAGAAGACGAAATCGATGAGGCCCAACTTTCTTCTTGGATCAAACAAGCGAGCGACCTGCCCGGTGAGAAAATGTAA
- a CDS encoding YqaA family protein has protein sequence MKTESQELKNSTENVISSLVRQTLIASVILLLIVIVLARFFNERVTQVAGIFLDYTGVWGVGLSIFIADSVHVFFPPDTFLILAVAANMPDFWVIFFASFGSLLAGGCSYSQGRFLLPKLNVFSKFIRDHEEKLEVYVKRFGFWAVVLAALTPLPYSWTSVAAGAMKMRVGLFFTAALFRIPRFILYYYLIKGGWIGI, from the coding sequence TTGAAAACCGAATCCCAAGAACTTAAAAATTCCACGGAGAATGTAATCTCCTCCTTAGTCCGACAAACATTGATAGCAAGTGTGATCTTGTTATTGATCGTTATAGTGCTCGCAAGATTTTTTAATGAAAGAGTGACTCAGGTCGCCGGTATCTTTTTGGATTACACTGGAGTATGGGGAGTGGGTCTTTCTATATTCATTGCGGATTCGGTGCATGTGTTCTTTCCTCCTGATACTTTTTTGATCCTTGCGGTCGCGGCAAACATGCCGGATTTCTGGGTAATCTTCTTTGCATCTTTTGGGTCGTTACTTGCAGGAGGATGTTCTTACTCCCAAGGAAGATTCCTTCTTCCTAAGTTAAACGTATTCTCTAAGTTCATTCGAGATCACGAAGAGAAGTTAGAAGTATATGTAAAAAGATTCGGATTCTGGGCTGTGGTCCTTGCGGCGCTCACACCATTGCCTTATTCTTGGACTTCGGTGGCTGCAGGCGCAATGAAAATGAGGGTAGGACTTTTTTTTACGGCCGCACTTTTTAGGATTCCCCGTTTTATTCTTTATTACTATCTAATAAAGGGCGGATGGATCGGGATCTAG
- a CDS encoding YdeI/OmpD-associated family protein, producing MNPKVDFFFKKAKTWQKEYEKLRSIVLDCGLTEELKWGQPCYTFQENNIVLIHGFKEYCALLFFKGALLKDPKGILVQQTKNVQSARQIRFTDLKEIDKLKTALKSYIKNAIEVEKSGQKVNFKKTKEFDMPEEFLSKLEQSPDLKSAFDQLTPGRQRGYLLHFSSAKQSKTREARIEKYIPHIMKGKGLDD from the coding sequence ATGAATCCAAAAGTTGATTTCTTTTTTAAAAAGGCTAAAACCTGGCAAAAAGAATATGAGAAATTAAGAAGTATCGTTCTAGATTGTGGACTGACGGAAGAGTTAAAATGGGGACAGCCATGCTATACATTTCAGGAAAATAATATAGTTCTGATACATGGATTCAAAGAATACTGTGCGCTTTTGTTTTTCAAAGGCGCATTATTAAAAGACCCGAAAGGAATTTTAGTACAACAAACTAAGAATGTACAATCCGCTCGCCAGATCCGGTTTACCGATTTGAAGGAAATTGATAAGCTTAAAACTGCCTTAAAATCTTACATCAAAAATGCGATCGAGGTAGAGAAGTCCGGGCAGAAAGTGAATTTCAAAAAGACCAAAGAGTTCGATATGCCTGAAGAATTCTTAAGTAAATTAGAACAATCTCCCGACTTAAAATCTGCTTTTGATCAACTGACTCCAGGCAGACAGAGAGGTTACCTTCTTCATTTTTCTTCTGCCAAACAATCTAAAACCAGAGAAGCCAGGATAGAAAAGTATATCCCTCATATCATGAAAGGTAAGGGACTAGATGATTAA
- a CDS encoding SRPBCC domain-containing protein, whose product MERKTKIDAEDGKQELLITREFDLPLELLFKAHVEPEIVSEWMGTKVVKLEGKKHGSWQFETTDPHGNRHGFNGVIHEFIPNQKITRTFEMENSPFPVQLEFLEFEPLGEEKSKLTMHIVFKSVALRDQMLKLPFAQGINMAHNRLQDIANKLK is encoded by the coding sequence ATGGAAAGAAAAACTAAAATAGATGCAGAAGACGGCAAGCAAGAGTTGTTGATTACCAGGGAATTCGATCTTCCTTTGGAGTTACTTTTTAAAGCTCATGTCGAACCGGAGATTGTTTCGGAATGGATGGGAACAAAAGTGGTGAAACTGGAAGGTAAAAAGCACGGAAGCTGGCAATTTGAAACCACAGATCCTCATGGAAACAGACATGGATTCAACGGTGTAATTCATGAGTTCATTCCGAACCAAAAGATAACCCGCACTTTCGAAATGGAAAATTCTCCTTTTCCTGTTCAATTAGAGTTCTTAGAATTCGAACCGTTAGGCGAAGAAAAAAGTAAACTTACTATGCATATAGTTTTTAAGTCAGTTGCACTCAGAGATCAAATGCTCAAATTACCGTTTGCTCAGGGCATCAACATGGCTCATAACAGATTACAAGATATTGCAAATAAATTAAAATAG
- a CDS encoding DoxX family protein → MRNKIIYWIATAWLSLGMASTGIVQLIQMKEEADMFAHLGYPAYLLIILGVWKLLGVIAVLVPKYPLIKEWAYAGFFFTMSGAVFSHFAAGDGAKEYFGPVLLLVLTVASWYFRPADRKIISA, encoded by the coding sequence ATGAGAAATAAGATTATATATTGGATCGCTACTGCATGGCTTTCTTTAGGGATGGCATCGACCGGGATCGTGCAGTTGATCCAAATGAAAGAAGAGGCGGATATGTTTGCACATTTAGGTTATCCTGCCTATTTGCTAATCATATTAGGTGTTTGGAAATTGTTAGGAGTAATCGCAGTGCTTGTTCCTAAATATCCTTTGATAAAAGAATGGGCTTATGCTGGATTTTTCTTTACTATGTCCGGGGCTGTGTTCTCTCATTTTGCAGCTGGGGATGGAGCGAAGGAATATTTTGGACCAGTATTATTGCTGGTGCTAACAGTGGCTTCCTGGTATTTCAGACCGGCTGATAGAAAGATCATTTCTGCGTGA
- a CDS encoding ArsR/SmtB family transcription factor: MNLRRDVFQAIADPTRRAILLLVASQAMTAGAIASNFDTARPTVSKHLQILTECELLKQEQNGREIYYQLNPNKMKEIADFIEPFRNMWDDRFNKLESVMKKYRSRK; the protein is encoded by the coding sequence ATGAATTTGAGAAGAGATGTATTTCAGGCAATAGCAGACCCCACCAGGAGGGCCATACTTCTGTTGGTTGCCTCTCAGGCGATGACTGCTGGGGCAATTGCTTCCAATTTTGATACTGCCAGGCCCACTGTTTCCAAACATTTGCAGATACTGACCGAGTGCGAATTACTGAAGCAGGAACAAAACGGCAGGGAAATTTATTATCAATTGAATCCGAATAAGATGAAAGAAATTGCCGACTTTATAGAACCATTCCGTAATATGTGGGACGACCGATTCAATAAGCTAGAGTCCGTAATGAAAAAATACAGATCGAGAAAATAG